A single Watersipora subatra chromosome 7, tzWatSuba1.1, whole genome shotgun sequence DNA region contains:
- the LOC137400151 gene encoding malate dehydrogenase, cytoplasmic-like, with product MDSIRVLVTGAAGQIAYSLLSSIATGEVFGKEQPVELVLLDIPPMMKALEGVVMELQDCALPLLNDVVATCDEAVAFANIDAAMLVGAMPRREGMERKDLLLANVKIFKSQGAALDKYAKKTVKVIVVGNPANTNALICKKYAPSIPAANFSAMTRLDQNRAQAQLASRLSVPVNAVQNVVIWGNHSSTQYPDARHATAEVNGVTQRVHDAVKDDAWLHNDFIKCIQQRGAAVIQARKLSSAMSAAKAIGDHMRDWWFGAGDRWVSMAVTSDGNPYGVPEGLIFSFPVTVGADKQWKIVEGLNINDFAREKIELTAKELAEERDMALEACTD from the exons ATG GACTCAATCAGGGTACTTGTGACAGGAGCTGCCGGTCAGATCGCCTACTCTCTCCTCAGCAGCATCGCTACCGGAGAGGTCTTTGGTAAAGAACAG CCAGTTGAATTGGTGCTACTGGACATTCCTCCCATGATGAAAGCACTTGAGGGTGTTGTTATGGAACTGCAAGACTGCGCTCTTCCTCTGCTGAACG ATGTAGTCGCCACTTGCGACGAGGCTGTAGCGTTCGCAAACATCGATGCTGCCATGCTGGTTGGTGCGATGCCGAGGAGAGAGGGGATGGAACGTAAAGATCTTCTTCTCGCTAATGTCAAAATCTTCAAAAGCCAAGGAGCTGCTCTCGATAAATATGCCAAAAAGACTGTCAAA GTGATAGTTGTGGGCAATCCTGCCAACACCAATGCACTCATCTGCAAGAAGTACGCACCTTCCATTCCTGCAGCCAACTTTTCTGCTATGACCAGACTGGACCAGAATCGGGCCCAGGCACAGCTCGCTTCCCGTCTCTCTGTACCCGTTAAT GCAGTTCAAAATGTGGTGATATGGGGCAACCATTCCAGCACACAGTACCCTGATGCTAGGCATGCTACGGCTGAAGTTAATGGAGTCACTCAG AGAGTCCACGATGCTGTTAAAGATGATGCTTGGCTTCACAACGACTTTATCAAGTGCATACAGCAGAGGGGAGCCGCAGTTATCCAAGCTCGTAAGCTTTCCTCAGCTATGTCGGCTGCCAAGGCCATTGGTGACCACATGCGAGACTGGTGGTTTGGCGCTGGT GACCGATGGGTTTCTATGGCCGTGACATCCGATGGAAACCCTTACGGTGTGCCAGAAGGTCTCATCTTCTCATTCCCTGTCACTGTTGGTGCTGATAAACAGTGGAAAATTGTGGAGGGGCTGAATATAAATGACTTCGCCAGGGAGAAGATAGAGCTTACAGCTAag GAATTGGCTGAAGAGAGGGACATGGCTCTTGAAGCCTGCACGGATTGA